A single genomic interval of Electrophorus electricus isolate fEleEle1 chromosome 4, fEleEle1.pri, whole genome shotgun sequence harbors:
- the bicra gene encoding BRD4-interacting chromatin-remodeling complex-associated protein isoform X1, with protein MCVLRVVDHLQTVFSVDMDDEDGRCLLDVICDPQALNDFLHGSETQLDTDDLLDGSSDPSSSFFSSAGGHVPEVQTQAQLSASEPPGLPRVSVDLDFLEDDDILGGSPGGGGGDGGSNGVGSNHEPCDILQQSLAEANITEQSLQEAEAELDLSSFGLTSLTQVVQPLPDASLPGVGIGGTTQIFPGQGTTTTPSSATTDMLGSVLAHPGLQLQPQVMNKAISVQPFMQQVGLGNMTLQPIQTLPNGSQSGHLGIGQIQVVGQPTVMTINPSGQQILAKTMGGYQLHQPGPDATSGGAQTGLGGSVLSSGGGLLIQGGKATLGSPSLNGPAVCVSSTNTNSSGTTMAAPSAIVGFSGTSLSTGIGSQTQPQPQSQIMQNVIIQRTPTPIQPKPPQGGAIQPKLFKQQQQQLPVPHALQNDTSKALGVQQVPASAAQNVAFLAGKPASQMSNVVLSTQTTTQGAPFPQGLFKQQGTPTSGKPLSVHLLNQHSSIVIPSQAVLQGQNHQFLLPQIQTGGQILTQHPAGHIITSSGPGGQIIAANQILTANQNINLGQVLASQGHPGAAHILSGPIQLQPGQMGQPTLFQMPVSLAQTQTQAHPVTGHVQTVIQGMPIQNSLSIESLSPAVSLQPALQQQTGGIPTNSSTGAAVMAQCQPGESITVLGSSTEQAAQPQPQPSILTVQTAVSVSAPVSVPSSTPPSSTVATSASSVTAVGLGSQTQHSPGKVLFTPPGSSMILSQESVQMFLQQDQLHQAGKDPPVSVGVPASVIVSGSSSGPAPTGHDIPLAETHPGQSPSPSLGPAHMAALVNKVPSAAHQQALKVQSSSPSQTVATHSATPSLSDSPQPSRASPLTLGQQIQSPHPAPQSRPPSQPQSQPPSSLPPLFIIHNQIGSPQPPQPTTQAPQSQAQVPQVLPQPVALQQEPPSSSSSCSPKPPQAPPVQFQFATPVVSAPGGTVLKQQVAVPGLTAEQQHHLQLINTKLQTMASIAQPSPQQKQLLEKLHQIQQNILLQAKQQAQAQPQVSQAQPASQFGKLVETRMAQPLVSTASTAIPAPALLQQKSVLVKSSVTGPNDAPVFSGAPGLSGVTVSQGITPPNLAQTVQAKAGVISAVGGLSLGKAGLQIQVLSSGLSQIPAPQQPNPVQTQTSALKRPFNMEPSKEARMLEQLRKLQGSVLHPDYSSPFSSFEDTLHRLLPYHLYQGMAPSPQDYRKVDDEFENVSNNLLKRTQAMLDKYRHLLFEESRRLGPSAEMVMIDRMFIQEEKMALNQDRILAKEKPEEFVANSALLRRPAAVEQNSMPTASSATVTAHGAAAPPPAPVPVPAPAPTPVTTAAPTHVPFPPTKLVIKQGGGGALVSWATSCTPTPAAVVRPSAEPSGQSSFGRTPSSSRSADDDDDALPQRASKPPIKTYEARQRIGLKLKIKQEAGFSKVVHNTALDPVHSQSQHAPQSPEPPPKTRPPVTQTTTVIRTPPPTCNPTSFSAAPNRASSGTGDPASSTAPSSSVSQSWSSSSSSSSSAQMNGTLDHHEVGGVKRNPASTATPQSTTCRLPLRKTYRENISPRHRPGVPGGGDAAPAPPPAPSGPLASSPQAERTVIASVKLERQGGCGPTPPHADPGSQGLAAVEDEFYRGIKNAYHHHHHQHHHHQHHPQQQLQFSDKEDEDDGDRGVRAGRGTGLAGKNRERAVGMFRMDQHAPGPPSPGETSCTRDSSLPAKRCKSDSPDMDNASFSSGSPPPDDSLTEHLQCAIDSILNLQQGPAGRGSADRHLPHQHHMHHRQGPAPPSSSSSSYRHSVSSSSSPSSSSTSQHPQVGGRGQNGGLVSQTHGR; from the exons atgtgtgtattaagGGTTGTTGATCATCTTCAAACTGTGTTTTCAGTTGACATGGATGATGAAGATGGCAGGTGCTTGCTAGATGTGATTTG TGACCCACAAGCTCTCAATGATTTTCTTCATGGATCAGAAACACAA CTGGACACTGACGACCTTTTGGATGGCTCGAGTGACCCGTCCAGCTCGTTCTTCAGCAGTGCTGGG GGACACGTTCCTGAAGTGCAGACGCAGGCTCAGCTGTCGGCGAGTGAGCCGCCCGGGCTGCCCAGAGTCAGCGTCGATTTGGACTTTCTGGAGGACGATGACATCCTGGGGGGCTCGccggggggtggaggaggggacgGCGGAAGCAACGGTGTCGGCTCAAATCACGAACCATGCGACATTCTTCAGCAGAGCCTGGCAGAAGCCAACATCACGGAGCAGAGCCTCCAGGAGGCCGAAGCCGAGCTTGATCTCAGCTCTTTTGGCCTGACTAGCCTGACGCAGGTTGTCCAACCACTGCCTGATGCTAGCTTGCCTGGTGTAGGAATTGGGGGGACTACTCAGATCTTCCCAGGTCAAGGCACCACTACCACACCTTCCAGTGCAACCACAGACATGCTTGGCTCAGTTCTGGCTCACCCAGGCCTGCAGCTTCAACCCCAGGTCATGAACAAGGCCATAAGTGTCCAGCCGTTTATGCAGCAGGTTGGACTTGGAAATATGACCCTTCAGCCGATTCAGACTCTACCAAACGGAAGTCAGTCTGGACATCTTGGCATTGGACAGATTCAAGTCGTGGGCCAACCCACTGTCATGACTATCAACCCGTCTGGGCAGCAGATCTTGGCAAAAACCATGGGTGGCTATCAGCTACACCAGCCTGGGCCTGACGCTACGAGTGGCGGAGCTCAGACTGGTCTTGGAGGTTCTGTACTTAGTTCTGGGGGGGGACTTCTGATTCAGGGAGGCAAGGCCACTCTTGGCTCTCCATCTTTGAATGGCCCAGCCGTATGTGTGAGCAGcacaaacaccaacagcagTGGTACCACAATGGCAGCACCCAGTGCTATAGTTGGATTCAGCGGTACATCCCTAAGCACAGGAATTGGATCTCAAACTCAGCCTCAGCCCCAAAGCCAAATCATGCAGAATGTCATTATTCAGCGAACGCCAACACCAATACAACCCAAACCTCCACAAGGTGGAGCCATCCAACCTAAACTCttcaaacagcaacagcaacaactgcCAGTCCCACATGCGCTGCAGAACGATACAAGCAAGGCTCTAGGGGTGCAGCAAGTCCCAGCATCTGCAGCTCAGAATGTAGCCTTCCTCGCTGGCAAGCCTGCCagtcaaatgtcaaatgtagTGTTGAGTACACAGACAACAACGCAGGGGGCGCCGTTCCCACAAGGCCTGTTTAAGCAACAGGGCACTCCAACGTCAGGCAAGCCACTTAGTGTTCACTTGCTAAACCAACATAGCAGCATTGTCATTCCATCTCAGGCTGTCCTGCAAGGTCAGAACCACCAGTTCCTCTTGCCTCAGATTCAGACAGGAGGGCAGATCCTGACTCAGCATCCCGCAGGTCACATCATCACCAGTTCGGGACCAGGTGGACAGATTATCGCCGCCAATCAAATCttgacagccaatcagaacatcAATCTTGGCCAGGTACTGGCCTCGCAGGGTCATCCTGGTGCTGCCCACATCCTCTCTGGGCCCATCCAGCTACAGCCTGGTCAGATGGGCCAGCCCACCCTGTTCCAGATGCCAGTCTCTCTAGCCCAGACACAGACTCAAGCTCATCCGGTTACAGGACACGTTCAGACGGTTATACAGGGCATGCCCATACAGAATTCCTTGTCGATAGAGAGCCTGAGCCCGGCGGTCAGTTTGCAGCCAGCTCTGCAGCAGCAGACCGGTGGCATACCCACCAACAGCAGCACTGGAGCAGCGGTCATGGCGCAGTGCCAGCCTGGAGAGAGCATCACCGTGCTGGGTAGCTCCACTGAGCAAGCTGCCCagccccaaccccaaccctccATCCTCACCGTCCAGACAGCTGTGTCAGTTTCAGCACCGGTATCGGTCCCCTCCTCTACGCCTCCATCCTCTACGGTTGCTACGTCTGCGTCCTCCGTCACCGCTGTGGGTTTGGGCTCCCAGACGCAGCACAGCCCAGGGAAAGTGCTGTTCACACCGCCTGGATCTAGCATGATTCTCAGTCAGGAGTCTGTGCAGATGTTCCTTCAGCAG GACCAGCTGCACCAAGCAGGGAAAGACCCACCTGTCTCTGTGGGCGTACCTGCATCTGTTATCGTCAGCGGCAGCAGCTCTGGTCCCGCCCCTACAGGCCATGACATCCCGTTAGCCGAAACGCACCCGGGGCAGAGTCCGAGCCCCTCCCTCGGTCCCGCCCACATGGCAGCATTGGTTAACAAG GTTCCATCTGCAGCACATCAGCAGGCTCTGAAGGTCCAAAGCTCTTCCCCCTCTCAGACGGTGGCCACTCACAGTGCGACTCCGTCTCTGTCGGACAGCCCCCAGCCCTCACGGGCCTCCCCCCTCACGCTGGGGCAGCAGATCCAgtccccccaccccgccccgcAGTCTCGGCCGCCGTCTCAGCCGCAGAGCCAGCCGCCCTCCTCTCTACCTCCGCTCTTCATCATCCACAACCAGATCGGCTCCCCACAGCCGCCCCAGCCCACCACGCAGGCCCCGCAGAGCCAAGCCCAGGTCCCGCAGGTACTCCCTCAGCCCGTGGCGCTCCAGCAGGAGCCgccgtcctcttcctcctcctgctcgCCAAAGCCTCCTCAAGCTCCTCCCGTGCAGTTCCAGTTTGCGACGCCGGTGGTGAGCGCCCCCGGTGGCACGGTGCTCAAACAGCAGGTCGCCGTGCCGGGCCTGACTGCCGAACAGCAGCACCACTTGCAGCTGATTAACACCAAGCTGCAGACCATGGCGTCCATCGCGCAGCCCTCCCCGCAGCAGAAGCAGCTTCTGGAGAAGCTCCACCAG ATTCAGCAGAACATTCTCCTTCAGGCCAAGCAACAGGCCCAGGCCCAGCCGCAGGTCTCCCAGGCGCAACCGGCCAGCCAGTTCGGCAAGCTGGTCGAGACCCGCATGGCTCAGCCGCTGGTGTCCACAGCCAGTACTGCCATTCCGGCTCCAGCTCTGCTGCAGCAGAAATCTGTGCTGGTCAAGTCCTCTGTCACTG GTCCAAATGACGCACCGGTGTTTTCGGGAGCTCCGGGACTGAGTGGGGTTACGGTTAGTCAGGGAATAACCCCTCCAAACCTTGCTCAGACTGTCCAG GCAAAGGCAGGGGTGATCAGTGCAGTTGGAGGACTCTCGTTAGGTAAAGCAGGCCTGCAGATCCAGGTTCTGAGCAGCGGACTCTCCCAGATACCTGCACCACAGCAGCCAAATCCTGTTCAAACGCAg ACTTCAGCGTTAAAAAGGCCTTTTAATATGGAACCAAGCAAGGAAGCACG GATGCTGGAACAGCTGCGAAAGCTGCAGGGCTCTGTGCTGCACCCAGACTACAGTTCACCTTTCAGCTCCTTCGAGGACACACTGCACCGCCTGCTGCCCTACCACCTGTACCAGGGCATGGCTCCATCCCCTCAAGACTACCGCAAAG TGGACGATGAATTTGAAAACGTCTCCAACAACCTTCTGAAGCGCACACAGGCTATGCTGGACAAATATCGCCACCTGCTGTTTGAAGAGTCCAGG CGGCTTGGTCCTTCTGCGGAGATGGTGATGATCGACAGGATGTTCATCCAGGAAGAGAAGATGGCGCTGAACCAGGACAGGATCCTGGCCAAAGAGAAACCAG AAGAGTTTGTGGCCAACTCTGCTTTGCTGAGACGGCCTGCAGCGGTGGAACAGAACTCCATGCCGACAGCATCGTCTGCCACGGTGACGGCACATGGAGCtgctgccccgccccctgcccctgTTCCTGTCCCAGCCCCCGCACCCACCCCAGTGACCACTGCTGCTCCTACCCACGTGCCCTTCCCCCCTACCAAACTCGTGATAAagcagggaggtgggggggcACTGGTGTCTTGGGCCACTAGCTGCACCCCCACACCTGCAGCAGTGGTACGGCCCAGCGCAGAGCCCTCGGGGCAGAGCTCGTTTGGCCGCACCCCTTCCTCCTCTCGCTCTGCCGACGACGACGATGACGCCCTTCCTCAGCGGGCCAGCAAGCCGCCCATCAAGACGTACGAGGCGCGGCAGAGAATCGGCTTGAAGTTGAAAATCAAGCAGGAGGCGGGGTTCAGTAAAGTGGTTCATAACACAGCGTTAGATCCAGTCCATTCACAGAGCCAGCATGCACCACAGAGCCCCGAGCCACCCCCCAAAACCAGACCACCCGTCACCCAAACCACAACGGTCATTAGGACTCCGCCCCCAACCTGTAACCCCACCTCTTTCAGCGCAGCACCCAATCGCGCCAGCTCCGGCACAGGCGACCCAGCTTCCTCCACCGCCCCGTCTTCCTCCGTTTCTCAATCCtggtcgtcgtcgtcgtcgtcgtcgtcttCTGCACAAATGAATGGCACTCTGGATCACCACGAAGTGGGCGGGGTGAAGCGAAACCCCGCCTCCACGGCAACACCTCAGTCAACCACCTGCCGCCTCCCGTTGCGCAAGACGTACCGTGAGAACATCAGCCCTCGGCACCGGCCAGGAGTACCAGGAGGGGGCGATGCGGCACCCGCCCCCCCACCAGCGCCGTCGGGGCCACTCGCCTCCTCCCCCCAGGCAGAACGGACAGTGATCGCCAGCGTGAAGCTGGAACGGCAAGGCGGTTGTGGGCCCACCCCGCCCCACGCCGACCCCGGCTCACAGGGCCTGGCAGCTGTGGAGGACGAGTTCTACCGTGGGATCAAAAATGcgtaccatcaccaccaccatcaacaccaccaccatcaacaccaccCACAGCAGCAACTGCAGTTCTCTGATAAAGAAGATGAGGATGATGGCGACAGAGGGGTCCGTGCGGGGAGGGGGACAGGCTTAGCTGGCAAAAACAGGGAGAGGGCAGTGGGGATGTTTCGCATGGACCAGCATGCACCAGGCCCGCCGTCACCCGGAGAAACGTCCTGCACGAGAGACTCCTCGCTTCCCGCAAAACGGTGCAAGTCCGACTCGCCAGACATGGACAACGCCAGCTTCTCGAGCGGAAGCCCCCCGCCCGACGACTCGCTGACTGAGCACCTACAGTGTGCCATAGACAGCATCCTGAACCTTCAGCAGGGCCCGGCGGGCCGGGGGTCTGCGGACCGGCACCTCCCCCACCAGCACCACATGCACCACCGCCAGGGCCCCGCACccccttcatcctcctcatcctcctacAGGCACTCggtctcctcctcttcctctccctcttcgTCGTCCACGTCCCAGCACCCACAGGTAGGGGGCCGAGGGCAGAACGGCGGTTTGGTGTCACAGACTCACGGGAGATAA
- the bicra gene encoding BRD4-interacting chromatin-remodeling complex-associated protein isoform X2 translates to MCVLRVVDHLQTVFSVDMDDEDGRCLLDVICDPQALNDFLHGSETQLDTDDLLDGSSDPSSSFFSSAGGHVPEVQTQAQLSASEPPGLPRVSVDLDFLEDDDILGGSPGGGGGDGGSNGVGSNHEPCDILQQSLAEANITEQSLQEAEAELDLSSFGLTSLTQVVQPLPDASLPGVGIGGTTQIFPGQGTTTTPSSATTDMLGSVLAHPGLQLQPQVMNKAISVQPFMQQVGLGNMTLQPIQTLPNGSQSGHLGIGQIQVVGQPTVMTINPSGQQILAKTMGGYQLHQPGPDATSGGAQTGLGGSVLSSGGGLLIQGGKATLGSPSLNGPAVCVSSTNTNSSGTTMAAPSAIVGFSGTSLSTGIGSQTQPQPQSQIMQNVIIQRTPTPIQPKPPQGGAIQPKLFKQQQQQLPVPHALQNDTSKALGVQQVPASAAQNVAFLAGKPASQMSNVVLSTQTTTQGAPFPQGLFKQQGTPTSGKPLSVHLLNQHSSIVIPSQAVLQGQNHQFLLPQIQTGGQILTQHPAGHIITSSGPGGQIIAANQILTANQNINLGQVLASQGHPGAAHILSGPIQLQPGQMGQPTLFQMPVSLAQTQTQAHPVTGHVQTVIQGMPIQNSLSIESLSPAVSLQPALQQQTGGIPTNSSTGAAVMAQCQPGESITVLGSSTEQAAQPQPQPSILTVQTAVSVSAPVSVPSSTPPSSTVATSASSVTAVGLGSQTQHSPGKVLFTPPGSSMILSQESVQMFLQQDQLHQAGKDPPVSVGVPASVIVSGSSSGPAPTGHDIPLAETHPGQSPSPSLGPAHMAALVNKVPSAAHQQALKVQSSSPSQTVATHSATPSLSDSPQPSRASPLTLGQQIQSPHPAPQSRPPSQPQSQPPSSLPPLFIIHNQIGSPQPPQPTTQAPQSQAQVPQVLPQPVALQQEPPSSSSSCSPKPPQAPPVQFQFATPVVSAPGGTVLKQQVAVPGLTAEQQHHLQLINTKLQTMASIAQPSPQQKQLLEKLHQIQQNILLQAKQQAQAQPQVSQAQPASQFGKLVETRMAQPLVSTASTAIPAPALLQQKSVLVKSSVTGPNDAPVFSGAPGLSGVTAKAGVISAVGGLSLGKAGLQIQVLSSGLSQIPAPQQPNPVQTQTSALKRPFNMEPSKEARMLEQLRKLQGSVLHPDYSSPFSSFEDTLHRLLPYHLYQGMAPSPQDYRKVDDEFENVSNNLLKRTQAMLDKYRHLLFEESRRLGPSAEMVMIDRMFIQEEKMALNQDRILAKEKPEEFVANSALLRRPAAVEQNSMPTASSATVTAHGAAAPPPAPVPVPAPAPTPVTTAAPTHVPFPPTKLVIKQGGGGALVSWATSCTPTPAAVVRPSAEPSGQSSFGRTPSSSRSADDDDDALPQRASKPPIKTYEARQRIGLKLKIKQEAGFSKVVHNTALDPVHSQSQHAPQSPEPPPKTRPPVTQTTTVIRTPPPTCNPTSFSAAPNRASSGTGDPASSTAPSSSVSQSWSSSSSSSSSAQMNGTLDHHEVGGVKRNPASTATPQSTTCRLPLRKTYRENISPRHRPGVPGGGDAAPAPPPAPSGPLASSPQAERTVIASVKLERQGGCGPTPPHADPGSQGLAAVEDEFYRGIKNAYHHHHHQHHHHQHHPQQQLQFSDKEDEDDGDRGVRAGRGTGLAGKNRERAVGMFRMDQHAPGPPSPGETSCTRDSSLPAKRCKSDSPDMDNASFSSGSPPPDDSLTEHLQCAIDSILNLQQGPAGRGSADRHLPHQHHMHHRQGPAPPSSSSSSYRHSVSSSSSPSSSSTSQHPQVGGRGQNGGLVSQTHGR, encoded by the exons atgtgtgtattaagGGTTGTTGATCATCTTCAAACTGTGTTTTCAGTTGACATGGATGATGAAGATGGCAGGTGCTTGCTAGATGTGATTTG TGACCCACAAGCTCTCAATGATTTTCTTCATGGATCAGAAACACAA CTGGACACTGACGACCTTTTGGATGGCTCGAGTGACCCGTCCAGCTCGTTCTTCAGCAGTGCTGGG GGACACGTTCCTGAAGTGCAGACGCAGGCTCAGCTGTCGGCGAGTGAGCCGCCCGGGCTGCCCAGAGTCAGCGTCGATTTGGACTTTCTGGAGGACGATGACATCCTGGGGGGCTCGccggggggtggaggaggggacgGCGGAAGCAACGGTGTCGGCTCAAATCACGAACCATGCGACATTCTTCAGCAGAGCCTGGCAGAAGCCAACATCACGGAGCAGAGCCTCCAGGAGGCCGAAGCCGAGCTTGATCTCAGCTCTTTTGGCCTGACTAGCCTGACGCAGGTTGTCCAACCACTGCCTGATGCTAGCTTGCCTGGTGTAGGAATTGGGGGGACTACTCAGATCTTCCCAGGTCAAGGCACCACTACCACACCTTCCAGTGCAACCACAGACATGCTTGGCTCAGTTCTGGCTCACCCAGGCCTGCAGCTTCAACCCCAGGTCATGAACAAGGCCATAAGTGTCCAGCCGTTTATGCAGCAGGTTGGACTTGGAAATATGACCCTTCAGCCGATTCAGACTCTACCAAACGGAAGTCAGTCTGGACATCTTGGCATTGGACAGATTCAAGTCGTGGGCCAACCCACTGTCATGACTATCAACCCGTCTGGGCAGCAGATCTTGGCAAAAACCATGGGTGGCTATCAGCTACACCAGCCTGGGCCTGACGCTACGAGTGGCGGAGCTCAGACTGGTCTTGGAGGTTCTGTACTTAGTTCTGGGGGGGGACTTCTGATTCAGGGAGGCAAGGCCACTCTTGGCTCTCCATCTTTGAATGGCCCAGCCGTATGTGTGAGCAGcacaaacaccaacagcagTGGTACCACAATGGCAGCACCCAGTGCTATAGTTGGATTCAGCGGTACATCCCTAAGCACAGGAATTGGATCTCAAACTCAGCCTCAGCCCCAAAGCCAAATCATGCAGAATGTCATTATTCAGCGAACGCCAACACCAATACAACCCAAACCTCCACAAGGTGGAGCCATCCAACCTAAACTCttcaaacagcaacagcaacaactgcCAGTCCCACATGCGCTGCAGAACGATACAAGCAAGGCTCTAGGGGTGCAGCAAGTCCCAGCATCTGCAGCTCAGAATGTAGCCTTCCTCGCTGGCAAGCCTGCCagtcaaatgtcaaatgtagTGTTGAGTACACAGACAACAACGCAGGGGGCGCCGTTCCCACAAGGCCTGTTTAAGCAACAGGGCACTCCAACGTCAGGCAAGCCACTTAGTGTTCACTTGCTAAACCAACATAGCAGCATTGTCATTCCATCTCAGGCTGTCCTGCAAGGTCAGAACCACCAGTTCCTCTTGCCTCAGATTCAGACAGGAGGGCAGATCCTGACTCAGCATCCCGCAGGTCACATCATCACCAGTTCGGGACCAGGTGGACAGATTATCGCCGCCAATCAAATCttgacagccaatcagaacatcAATCTTGGCCAGGTACTGGCCTCGCAGGGTCATCCTGGTGCTGCCCACATCCTCTCTGGGCCCATCCAGCTACAGCCTGGTCAGATGGGCCAGCCCACCCTGTTCCAGATGCCAGTCTCTCTAGCCCAGACACAGACTCAAGCTCATCCGGTTACAGGACACGTTCAGACGGTTATACAGGGCATGCCCATACAGAATTCCTTGTCGATAGAGAGCCTGAGCCCGGCGGTCAGTTTGCAGCCAGCTCTGCAGCAGCAGACCGGTGGCATACCCACCAACAGCAGCACTGGAGCAGCGGTCATGGCGCAGTGCCAGCCTGGAGAGAGCATCACCGTGCTGGGTAGCTCCACTGAGCAAGCTGCCCagccccaaccccaaccctccATCCTCACCGTCCAGACAGCTGTGTCAGTTTCAGCACCGGTATCGGTCCCCTCCTCTACGCCTCCATCCTCTACGGTTGCTACGTCTGCGTCCTCCGTCACCGCTGTGGGTTTGGGCTCCCAGACGCAGCACAGCCCAGGGAAAGTGCTGTTCACACCGCCTGGATCTAGCATGATTCTCAGTCAGGAGTCTGTGCAGATGTTCCTTCAGCAG GACCAGCTGCACCAAGCAGGGAAAGACCCACCTGTCTCTGTGGGCGTACCTGCATCTGTTATCGTCAGCGGCAGCAGCTCTGGTCCCGCCCCTACAGGCCATGACATCCCGTTAGCCGAAACGCACCCGGGGCAGAGTCCGAGCCCCTCCCTCGGTCCCGCCCACATGGCAGCATTGGTTAACAAG GTTCCATCTGCAGCACATCAGCAGGCTCTGAAGGTCCAAAGCTCTTCCCCCTCTCAGACGGTGGCCACTCACAGTGCGACTCCGTCTCTGTCGGACAGCCCCCAGCCCTCACGGGCCTCCCCCCTCACGCTGGGGCAGCAGATCCAgtccccccaccccgccccgcAGTCTCGGCCGCCGTCTCAGCCGCAGAGCCAGCCGCCCTCCTCTCTACCTCCGCTCTTCATCATCCACAACCAGATCGGCTCCCCACAGCCGCCCCAGCCCACCACGCAGGCCCCGCAGAGCCAAGCCCAGGTCCCGCAGGTACTCCCTCAGCCCGTGGCGCTCCAGCAGGAGCCgccgtcctcttcctcctcctgctcgCCAAAGCCTCCTCAAGCTCCTCCCGTGCAGTTCCAGTTTGCGACGCCGGTGGTGAGCGCCCCCGGTGGCACGGTGCTCAAACAGCAGGTCGCCGTGCCGGGCCTGACTGCCGAACAGCAGCACCACTTGCAGCTGATTAACACCAAGCTGCAGACCATGGCGTCCATCGCGCAGCCCTCCCCGCAGCAGAAGCAGCTTCTGGAGAAGCTCCACCAG ATTCAGCAGAACATTCTCCTTCAGGCCAAGCAACAGGCCCAGGCCCAGCCGCAGGTCTCCCAGGCGCAACCGGCCAGCCAGTTCGGCAAGCTGGTCGAGACCCGCATGGCTCAGCCGCTGGTGTCCACAGCCAGTACTGCCATTCCGGCTCCAGCTCTGCTGCAGCAGAAATCTGTGCTGGTCAAGTCCTCTGTCACTG GTCCAAATGACGCACCGGTGTTTTCGGGAGCTCCGGGACTGAGTGGGGTTACG GCAAAGGCAGGGGTGATCAGTGCAGTTGGAGGACTCTCGTTAGGTAAAGCAGGCCTGCAGATCCAGGTTCTGAGCAGCGGACTCTCCCAGATACCTGCACCACAGCAGCCAAATCCTGTTCAAACGCAg ACTTCAGCGTTAAAAAGGCCTTTTAATATGGAACCAAGCAAGGAAGCACG GATGCTGGAACAGCTGCGAAAGCTGCAGGGCTCTGTGCTGCACCCAGACTACAGTTCACCTTTCAGCTCCTTCGAGGACACACTGCACCGCCTGCTGCCCTACCACCTGTACCAGGGCATGGCTCCATCCCCTCAAGACTACCGCAAAG TGGACGATGAATTTGAAAACGTCTCCAACAACCTTCTGAAGCGCACACAGGCTATGCTGGACAAATATCGCCACCTGCTGTTTGAAGAGTCCAGG CGGCTTGGTCCTTCTGCGGAGATGGTGATGATCGACAGGATGTTCATCCAGGAAGAGAAGATGGCGCTGAACCAGGACAGGATCCTGGCCAAAGAGAAACCAG AAGAGTTTGTGGCCAACTCTGCTTTGCTGAGACGGCCTGCAGCGGTGGAACAGAACTCCATGCCGACAGCATCGTCTGCCACGGTGACGGCACATGGAGCtgctgccccgccccctgcccctgTTCCTGTCCCAGCCCCCGCACCCACCCCAGTGACCACTGCTGCTCCTACCCACGTGCCCTTCCCCCCTACCAAACTCGTGATAAagcagggaggtgggggggcACTGGTGTCTTGGGCCACTAGCTGCACCCCCACACCTGCAGCAGTGGTACGGCCCAGCGCAGAGCCCTCGGGGCAGAGCTCGTTTGGCCGCACCCCTTCCTCCTCTCGCTCTGCCGACGACGACGATGACGCCCTTCCTCAGCGGGCCAGCAAGCCGCCCATCAAGACGTACGAGGCGCGGCAGAGAATCGGCTTGAAGTTGAAAATCAAGCAGGAGGCGGGGTTCAGTAAAGTGGTTCATAACACAGCGTTAGATCCAGTCCATTCACAGAGCCAGCATGCACCACAGAGCCCCGAGCCACCCCCCAAAACCAGACCACCCGTCACCCAAACCACAACGGTCATTAGGACTCCGCCCCCAACCTGTAACCCCACCTCTTTCAGCGCAGCACCCAATCGCGCCAGCTCCGGCACAGGCGACCCAGCTTCCTCCACCGCCCCGTCTTCCTCCGTTTCTCAATCCtggtcgtcgtcgtcgtcgtcgtcgtcttCTGCACAAATGAATGGCACTCTGGATCACCACGAAGTGGGCGGGGTGAAGCGAAACCCCGCCTCCACGGCAACACCTCAGTCAACCACCTGCCGCCTCCCGTTGCGCAAGACGTACCGTGAGAACATCAGCCCTCGGCACCGGCCAGGAGTACCAGGAGGGGGCGATGCGGCACCCGCCCCCCCACCAGCGCCGTCGGGGCCACTCGCCTCCTCCCCCCAGGCAGAACGGACAGTGATCGCCAGCGTGAAGCTGGAACGGCAAGGCGGTTGTGGGCCCACCCCGCCCCACGCCGACCCCGGCTCACAGGGCCTGGCAGCTGTGGAGGACGAGTTCTACCGTGGGATCAAAAATGcgtaccatcaccaccaccatcaacaccaccaccatcaacaccaccCACAGCAGCAACTGCAGTTCTCTGATAAAGAAGATGAGGATGATGGCGACAGAGGGGTCCGTGCGGGGAGGGGGACAGGCTTAGCTGGCAAAAACAGGGAGAGGGCAGTGGGGATGTTTCGCATGGACCAGCATGCACCAGGCCCGCCGTCACCCGGAGAAACGTCCTGCACGAGAGACTCCTCGCTTCCCGCAAAACGGTGCAAGTCCGACTCGCCAGACATGGACAACGCCAGCTTCTCGAGCGGAAGCCCCCCGCCCGACGACTCGCTGACTGAGCACCTACAGTGTGCCATAGACAGCATCCTGAACCTTCAGCAGGGCCCGGCGGGCCGGGGGTCTGCGGACCGGCACCTCCCCCACCAGCACCACATGCACCACCGCCAGGGCCCCGCACccccttcatcctcctcatcctcctacAGGCACTCggtctcctcctcttcctctccctcttcgTCGTCCACGTCCCAGCACCCACAGGTAGGGGGCCGAGGGCAGAACGGCGGTTTGGTGTCACAGACTCACGGGAGATAA